Genomic window (Hippoglossus stenolepis isolate QCI-W04-F060 chromosome 11, HSTE1.2, whole genome shotgun sequence):
TAAGGAAGAGTTGATCCTCTGCAGCACTCCACAGAGGCGGCGGTGGATGAGAGCGAGAGGATTTTCTCCAGGCTGATCCGCTCCATAGAGAAACAAGGCCTCGAGGTGAAGGAGCTGATCCGAGGCCAGGAGCGAGCGGCTGTCAGTCAGGCTgcggagctgctggagaagttGCAGAGGGAGATAGTCGAGCTGAGGAGGACTGACGCCGAGCTGGAGAAGCTCTGTCGCTCGGATGATCACGTCCACTTCCTGCAGGTAGGAAACTAAAGCAGAGGCTTGTCCaagtgcttttatttcctgaaacCTTGACTATTACACCAGGTGTCAACCTCAGGAATTATTATCACCTCTGCCAAGATGTTTTCACTCTGTTGCTTTTTAAGCAGTATTATAGCAAAACTTGGAGGGATGCAGTGTTGGTGATGTAAGAActggtgcagatacaaatcagatccaggaattggtttcatttggagaaaataagtttttcaacattttccattttctctggGAATAACATATCAGGCACATGTAGGGGACTGATACgagtgaaatttggtgcagcttgatggacGTGAAGGAGACGGTCTGGCCTCGGCCTTCTAGTTATTTTTAATCATTCTGATGCAAGAGGGgccagaaaaaaagagagatttacttttaatttgcaagaataaagtcaatgttgaaatttgaagaagaaaattTTACTAAatcagagaaaaatatttttgctatTGTGGATCTTGATAATGCAGTGAGAATGTTGAATAAACTTGAAAAGCTCAAGATTTAAATTGAACCTTTCAAGAACACACCAAACTATTAAGGTTTAGCATATGACTGCCTCATGACTGTGTATAGATGCAGTGGTGAAATAGACTTATGCAGGAACCTGATAATCGTTTGTAATGGATCTTTtccttgtgaagcactttttctacttggagttttcaaactaatcATCCTTTGCCTTCCTCAAATTGGTTTGATGTGTTACTGCAGAGGTCCAAGTCTTTTCACTTCCCTACCAAGACGGCGGAGATGCCCAGCACTGATGCACTTCAATATACAATGTACAAAACCACGAGAGGAGCCCTGGCTGATCTGAAGGAAAGTCTGgatgaaacatttgaaaaagaatTAAGCAGAATCTCTGAGAAAGGTACGTCTTTGTTtcaacaaacatcaaataaaagagAATTGTTTTGGCAAATTCTGAAGCACATTTTCTCAAGtcttttttctctgcatttaGTGATTTCACTGAAGGAAACCAGCAATAAAATCACCTCCGAGAAAACTAAAGGtacaagcttttttctttttatggtgAAATTAAGTTATTCAATAATTCCATGTTTAACTCTGATCTTCCAACAGCAAAAAGTGCAGACGTATCGTTCAACTCCGAACCGAAGACGAGGGCTGATTTCCTACAATGTCAGtacaatcatttattttttgcttctgaaattaaaattcatCGTGGACACAAATTGACCCAAATATAATCAATATTGGTTAGAATATCATAAGATGGTctattaaatatgtattttaaatttacCCACGAATTCTGTATCATAActacatttattcttttttctttcctcctctgtccagaTTACAATGATTTAAtcctggatccaaacacagccaATCCTTATTTATGCTTCTCTGATGGTCGGAGAGTGTTGACCACGCGTTTGGAGCCGCAGCCTTACCCCGACCACCCGGACCGCTTCACCAACTGGGCCCAGGTGCTGTGCAGAGCCGGTATGGCCGGACGCTGCTACTGGGAGGTGGAGTGGTCTGGGAAGGGAGGGGTTTCTGTCGGCGTCTGCTACAAGAATATGAgtagaggtggaggagggagcgaCAGCAAGCTCGGGCACAACTCCAAATCCTGGAGCCTGGActgctccagctccctctgTTCATTTCAGCACAACAAGGAGAGCGTGACCATCTCGGCTCTCGGCTGCAGCAGGATCGGAGTGTATCTGGACCTCAGGGCTGGGACTTTGTGTTTCTACAATGTTTCTGAAACAATGGGGTTACTTCATAAAGTGAAGACTGCATTCACTCAGCCTGTGTACCCAGGATTCTGGGTGGGATTAGGGTCAACTTTGAAGCTGTGTTCTCCTTAAAACTTGAACAGATGAAATGACCTTaacatttcacagagaataaaaaccaaacagagagagaggtttgtGCTCAAAGCTTTAATAACCGTGTCAGcggggagcagcagcagcaacactttGGTGGAGCAAATGAAGAGCAGGTGGAGCTTAGATCTTATTGAAGGCAGCTACATCTACACTCTGgacctgcagaagaagaaaaaacaagaaaaacaggtcaaggtgtgtgtttgaaagtATTTATGTTGTATAGGGATCTGTTGTACATCCAagttgtttaatttaaaattaaataaagcatCAAGTGTGATATACACAAAGATTTTTTGGGGTGTATTTTTTACCCTCAACGTTTAAGACAAATGAAAGATTTTTGGAAATAGTATTCCTTCTTTTCTAGTAGATTAGAGGATATAGAGGACCAACAAAGTCTCAATAATTATTGGGAAACACGTCTGTACCACTGTCCATTTTATCTACTGATGCTTTAGTAGCCTACACGTTAGACATCAGGTGGATTAAACCCTTCAACATCTGAGTTTCTTTAAGGGAGACACACAAATGAAAGTTGACCGTTACTTACAAAGTCCTCAAACTTGGTGATCTCCTCCTCGAGGATGTCGGTTCCAACCTTGTCGTCCTCGACCACACAGCCGATCTGCAGCTTCTTGATGCCGTAGCCCACCGGCACCAGTTTGGATGCTCCCCACAGGAGCCCGTCTATCTGCACCGTGCGCACACACTCCTCCAGCTTCGCCATGTCTGTCTCATCGTCCCACTGAGGGGAAATGGAGGAGGAAAGACATCAACGttaaatttgatttgaagttGTAAAGACAATACAGTGCAAGGTCCATGAGTTAAAGCAAAAAACGTAGTGAGCTACAGTTTTTGCAATCAGAATGAGAATACATTTACCTGACTCCCACCACATGCCGTTCAAGTTTCATTACACTGGGTGTGGCGCGGTGTCTTGCTCTCCCCACATGAATACTTAACATTCAGCGTAGAAGAAATCAACGCCCATCGGTGTTTTGTGATTAGAAACATGAAACTCGTAACGTCCCTACTAAAGTTTAAAGACGTTTCTATGGCAGGACTCTGTGCTTGACAATTTCCCCATCAGCCTTAAATGTACCGCCTGCAGAAGTAATACTTTGCAGCCAATTTAAGACCTTAATTTCCTTTATCTTAATTAAACCCTGTGATACTCACAGGTTTGACGTCCAACAGGATCGATGACTTGGCAATGAGGGTGGGTTTCTTGGCCTTCTTGGCTGCATAGGCATCCAGGCGCTCCTGCTTGACGCGTTCtgcctcctcatcatcctcctcatcactgcCGAACAAGTCTatgtcatcatcttcatcatcactatTGTCCGCCTTGGCTGGAGCAGCCTGGACTGGAGCAGCCTGGGAAAATAAGAAACAGTTGTACATTTGAGCCGTTTAGAGGGCAGGTTTGTTTTTCCAACAAGGTtgttaacttttttttcttttccagcacCAAAACATTCTTAAGTTATCTACCTTAGCACATGGGACAGCTGCTGTTGCAGGGGTCTTTTCCAGCGAAGCTACTCTGGACTCTAACTTCAGCATGGTTGCTCTCATGTGCTCCACCACTGAagaagcaaaaacacaacaaacgtCAATTCTGTTAATACTATTAATACTGTGAAACCATAAGATGTGAGCAAaagcagtcaaacacacacacacacctttgtgcAGCGTCTGGTTCTCCAGCTCCAGGCTCTTCATGCGTGAAACCAGCTCCTGGTCTGCTCCTGCATGTGAGGATGACTGTGGACAGATTAACACAGATCAATTATCCCGGTGTCATGTTGCAGATCAGGGTTGAAATTGAAACGCAGCAAAGCAGGTGCATTATCATCCAGGCTGAGATCCAATCCAAgcctgatgtgaagcagcaagCCACAAATCAATTATGATGTTTAAACGAAGCCGTGCAGGTTAAAATCAAACGTGAGCTGGTGGAAAAAAGAGCCTGTCTCCGACTAAAGGGTGTAAAAcaaccaaaatatatttttttaaataaagtaaaatcaGCGTGATCTAACTTGTTAAGCAGTGAGATCTTCACAGGCTTTAGTGGGTGGATGTTCTTTTTTCCAGTTACAGGTTAgatgtttccagtctttgtgctgaGCTAAGCACGGAACGATATGACTGTTGTGTTGATCTTTTGGTGCAACTCTTGTCAGACTATAATTGTAAATTTTATCAATGAATAACCACCTCATTAAGAAGTTATAAGAAATGTCCTTTGTCAATAAAGATTAGTGTTACAAGCACaataaattagcattttaattatatttgataATCACCACAATATCCTCCAAACTAAAAATGAAATTATGCAACATGAAACCAGTTAGTGTTTGTGCAGGATGTTTGGTGAGATGCTGATACAGGGTCAAACATCTTAGTGCTATGATAAAGACGCAGCCAACACACCCAGCGGTCCGTCTCAGGCTCGCAGCGTTCTCAGGTCTGAACACAGCAAAGCTCAACGTGCACCACTTACATTTCTGTGCTGCCGTTTCTGATGGCGCCCTTTGGCCGGCTGCGGGGCCGTTTTCACCTGCACCCGCTGACGTACAGCGTTAAGAGTAAGGGAGGAAACGcagaaaagacaagaagaaaaacaggcGTTGGCTGAAGTAGAGAGTCGGCTGCTACACACGGATCATCAGAGCCATCAGTAGTCACATGATGTGAATGCtttgaaacttttatttcaaactaTATTTATGAACTTTATGAATAGACTTTAAAAAGATGTTTCCGAGGCATGTTTctctaaaaaatacaaaaagaaacagcacatcaacaaatcTATCTGAATTATTAGAAATCCCAGAGTACATGAGAAGATGTGCCCTTTTCTAATTATGTGAAATTACCCTTTAAGAACTAGAAGCGATCACACTATAATCTCTATTGTTACAGGGCCTGTGTAGTGAGAACACTTCAGAGCTGCAGCCCCAGGACAGCCCGACAGGCAGCGACAGCTGCCAAACCACCTGACCCTCCTCTGAAGGACGAGTCATTTCTAAATCGAGTGGCTTAACCCGCATGCACGCGGCTGCTCCGAGCTGCCGAGCGCCATGACGGACGATGATGCAACTAGCGCTTTaaaccaacagactgacagagagctgtgcaggaggaagacaggaagagagaaagcGCCACAGGTGCAAGTTTGACAGTAAAAAAGGTGTCTAAAAAAAGACGCGCATGTAGTACATACAGCCCTGATGACAAGGTCTTTGGGTCTGTGGCTggaaataaagtgtgtgtggtaCCTGTTGCTGTGTGGAGGGCCCGTTGACTCCCTCGTAGAAGCGTGTCTCTGCCTCATCGTAGCGCTGTTTGTCGAACCAGATGTTCTCTGAGGCGAGGCACTGGAGTCCACTCATCTTGGTACTGAGGAGGTAAGGTGAGAAATTCAGGATAAATTCAGAcagtgtcaaaaaaaaaaaaaaaaaacttcattaGTACTTCGGACAGTTCATCTAGGAGTCGTGACCGGGTGTTAAAGCGTTGCAGTCGGCACAATCAGACACAGGGAAggagcaacagaaaacagattaaCAAGACGCTGGTTTCCATGTTACGACAACATGCAGAGTCACAGATGACACGAAGGTGGAACAGGGAGAGACAAATCAAACCATGAGACAGACATTTACTTTTAACACAACCAGCAAGCCGACATAAAAAAACGGTGGCATCACATTCTGTGAAATaacagatataaaatataaaaatataaaagaacaaAAGGTTATAATAACTTGTGACATCTTTGTTTCACCTCCAGTTCTAATTGAACTGGTGGgtttacagcagcagacggGCGTCTGCACATTCCTCAGCCAGTGACACAGAGTTGCCTGCTCTGCAGAGTCTGGATTATAGAACAAAACACTGCTCACCGCCAAATCAACAACCCCCCTTAGTGATAGCAGAAACCTACTTATCAACACACAGAGCCAATTTACTACACATGACTGAATATCACTACAAGTTGTACATCGATTTACATGGTTAGTCTTTGTGGGCGTTTAAACCTCATGTATATTTTACTCAATCTGAGCTGGATCCGAATCCTGAAACACAAATTACTGATGCATTCCCCTGAGTTTCTTTAAAGGCTTATTATTAAATACCAAAAGACTGCACTGCTCAGGATTCAAAAACTGTGGAGAGGGTAAAGTTCCATCTCCCTTTGCAATGATTGTGCGATATACAGCAGAACTACagagaacacagcagctggaAGTTGAAATGCAGCGCAAGTGCGAGGTTCAACTTATTTGTTGAAACCCTGCTTTGTCAATGGATTGATCTCCTTTAAAAAGGGAAGAATGGTAAAGAATGAGAATGCTATATTTTTCGCCAAGTGAGGCAACTGTTAAGTCAGTCAAAATGTGTCTTAAACAAGaaactacagtttaaataaatctgCCTATCAAAAATATGACTAGGGCTTGAACGTGGGGGGGAAAAACCCATTCGAAATCAATATATAGTCTATAAGAGCATCAGACCGTCTGAAATAGTTTGTCTCCTGATATTTGAATACATCCGAACAAATTCTCTGTCACGTCAAATTTGTTCTAACTTGAAttttggaaaaactgaaaacccTTTAATACACAATACATAAGTTAGCATAACAAAAATGCAGACGGACAACAACTGAAAACCATcctcagttaaaaaaaaaaactgaaaacacacagcaagTCTCTCCCATTCCTTATGTGAGGAGTCATACTTGTCCCATTTGGGTCTGCTTTGCGTCTCAGAGTGGACCCTCTTCCTGTGGTAAGGCCCCCTGCTTCCTCTGCCGCCCTGCTCGTTCTCAGAGGACGTGCGGTTGCGGCCCCTACTGGACTGACGGTGAGGGGTACCAGAGGCCTTCACGATGGGGACAGGGTCCTGCTGCTTATTGCTGGTGTTTCTGGAGCGGAAGGTCAAGTGGCCTTTGGTGCTTGGGCTCCGTGGAGAGGACGCCAGCGGTCCGTTGTTATTGGAGGCCAGTCGGCGATAGGAGTTGCTCTCCGCCTGCTCATAGGCACTGCGGTTGTGCCAAATAGCTTCTGCCTGCCTGCACTGCTGACTGTTGGGCGGAGACTGATCCATTGCTCTATTAAAGGGTTATCTGATCTGAAAGGTTAGTTTTAATAGACAAGTTAATTGAGCAATTACTTTATTGATCGTCACTAGAAGATTTACATGAAACCATTTCGATGATCAATTGCGGTCCTGTTTTTCGTAGCAAAAATGCCAAACGTCTGTCCATTCCAAATGTGATGGAGTACTTTTTTTGTATATTGCAATATATGTAATTGTAACAGTGATGatcattttgtattatttttaataattactCCTTGATTAATTGATAACATAGGTTGATTAATCGAAAGCAGATTAATCAATGGAAAGACAAGCTTTCCTTTTGTATATAAGTTAGTATGATAGCCACATCCTAGCAATACCTTTCCATGCAATTAAAGGATTGCACAAACTGCCCCCTCGAAAACTCATCAACATCTGTCTGAAGAAGTGGAAAGACGAGAAAAACACCAGACATTTGTCTTTGTGGAGGACTAATTGCAGAGCTGTTGTGCTGGATGCACCTGG
Coding sequences:
- the LOC118117314 gene encoding elongation factor 1-delta isoform X4, with the translated sequence MSGLQCLASENIWFDKQRYDEAETRFYEGVNGPSTQQQSSSHAGADQELVSRMKSLELENQTLHKVVEHMRATMLKLESRVASLEKTPATAAVPCAKAAPVQAAPAKADNSDDEDDDIDLFGSDEEDDEEAERVKQERLDAYAAKKAKKPTLIAKSSILLDVKPWDDETDMAKLEECVRTVQIDGLLWGASKLVPVGYGIKKLQIGCVVEDDKVGTDILEEEITKFEDFVQSVDVAAFNKI
- the LOC118117310 gene encoding E3 ubiquitin/ISG15 ligase TRIM25, translated to MAAATISIEQDQFCCSVCLEVLRDPVTIPCGHSYCLDCIEDYWSRTKQKVQYSCPQCRQVFNPRPLLSRNTVLGEVVEQFQRSGFEASAQTLAKPDEVKCSVCTGRKSKAVKSCLVCSQSYCAPHLRVHDERFHGKAHKVIPASDQLREKLCPLHDKPLRLFCRTDQHGVCTQCVKERHKGHDTVSVAEERSAQQKKLQETGLKSVQKLKDTEKELRYIIGYIKHSTEAAVDESERIFSRLIRSIEKQGLEVKELIRGQERAAVSQAAELLEKLQREIVELRRTDAELEKLCRSDDHVHFLQRSKSFHFPTKTAEMPSTDALQYTMYKTTRGALADLKESLDETFEKELSRISEKVISLKETSNKITSEKTKAKSADVSFNSEPKTRADFLQYYNDLILDPNTANPYLCFSDGRRVLTTRLEPQPYPDHPDRFTNWAQVLCRAGMAGRCYWEVEWSGKGGVSVGVCYKNMSRGGGGSDSKLGHNSKSWSLDCSSSLCSFQHNKESVTISALGCSRIGVYLDLRAGTLCFYNVSETMGLLHKVKTAFTQPVYPGFWVGLGSTLKLCSP
- the LOC118117314 gene encoding elongation factor 1-delta isoform X1 — encoded protein: MDQSPPNSQQCRQAEAIWHNRSAYEQAESNSYRRLASNNNGPLASSPRSPSTKGHLTFRSRNTSNKQQDPVPIVKASGTPHRQSSRGRNRTSSENEQGGRGSRGPYHRKRVHSETQSRPKWDNTKMSGLQCLASENIWFDKQRYDEAETRFYEGVNGPSTQQQRVQVKTAPQPAKGRHQKRQHRNSSSHAGADQELVSRMKSLELENQTLHKVVEHMRATMLKLESRVASLEKTPATAAVPCAKAAPVQAAPAKADNSDDEDDDIDLFGSDEEDDEEAERVKQERLDAYAAKKAKKPTLIAKSSILLDVKPWDDETDMAKLEECVRTVQIDGLLWGASKLVPVGYGIKKLQIGCVVEDDKVGTDILEEEITKFEDFVQSVDVAAFNKI
- the LOC118117314 gene encoding elongation factor 1-delta isoform X3, which produces MSGLQCLASENIWFDKQRYDEAETRFYEGVNGPSTQQQRVQVKTAPQPAKGRHQKRQHRNSSSHAGADQELVSRMKSLELENQTLHKVVEHMRATMLKLESRVASLEKTPATAAVPCAKAAPVQAAPAKADNSDDEDDDIDLFGSDEEDDEEAERVKQERLDAYAAKKAKKPTLIAKSSILLDVKPWDDETDMAKLEECVRTVQIDGLLWGASKLVPVGYGIKKLQIGCVVEDDKVGTDILEEEITKFEDFVQSVDVAAFNKI
- the LOC118117314 gene encoding elongation factor 1-delta isoform X2; its protein translation is MDQSPPNSQQCRQAEAIWHNRSAYEQAESNSYRRLASNNNGPLASSPRSPSTKGHLTFRSRNTSNKQQDPVPIVKASGTPHRQSSRGRNRTSSENEQGGRGSRGPYHRKRVHSETQSRPKWDNTKMSGLQCLASENIWFDKQRYDEAETRFYEGVNGPSTQQQSSSHAGADQELVSRMKSLELENQTLHKVVEHMRATMLKLESRVASLEKTPATAAVPCAKAAPVQAAPAKADNSDDEDDDIDLFGSDEEDDEEAERVKQERLDAYAAKKAKKPTLIAKSSILLDVKPWDDETDMAKLEECVRTVQIDGLLWGASKLVPVGYGIKKLQIGCVVEDDKVGTDILEEEITKFEDFVQSVDVAAFNKI